One genomic region from Manis pentadactyla isolate mManPen7 chromosome 12, mManPen7.hap1, whole genome shotgun sequence encodes:
- the BACH2 gene encoding transcription regulator protein BACH2 isoform X2 — protein sequence MSVDEKPDSPMYVYESTVHCANILLGLNDQRKKDILCDVTLIVERKEFRAHRAVLAACSEYFWQALVGQTKNDLVVSLPEEVTARGFGPLLQFAYTAKLLLSRENIREVIRCAEFLRMHNLEDSCFSFLQTQLLNSEDGLFVCRKDAACQRPHEDREDSAGEEEGGGEETMDSEPAKVACPRDQMLPDPISFEATAIPVAEKEEVLLPESDGPTDAKESSEKDALTQYPRYKKYQLACTKNVYNASSHSTSGFASTFGEENSGHSLKPGLAMGQIKSEPPSEENEAESITLCLSGDEPDSRDRAGDLETDGKQPSPGPGPAPPAGAACLERSQSVASPSCLRSLFSITKSVELSGLPSTSQQHFARSSACPFDKGITQGDLKTDYAPFTGHYGQPHMGQKDAASFPMGSPLKGPGLETLCKQEGELDRRSVIFSSSACDQASTSVHPYSGVSSLDKDLSEPVPKGLWVGAGQSLPSSQAYPHGGLTADHLPGRMRPNTSCPVPIKVCPRSPPLETRTRTSSSCSSYSYAEDGSGGSPCSLPLCEFSSSPCSQGARFLATDHQEAGLMGDGMYNPVRPQIKCEQSYGTNSSDESGSFSEADSESCPVQDRGQEVKLPFPVDQITDLPRNDFQMMVKMHKLTSEQLEFIHDVRRRSKNRIAAQRCRKRKLDCIQNLECEIRKLVCEKEKLLSERNQLKACMGELLDNFSCLSQEVCRDIQSPEQIQALHRYCPVLRPAGLPTASSITPAPLGVEQNLATSQCAVGENMPCCLEQGTAPPGLPWAPSSTSENCTSARRLEGPDLGTFSERGPPLEPRSQTVTVDFCQEMTDKCTTDEQPRKDYT from the exons GTCACGGCCAGGGGCTTTGGGCCGCTGTTACAGTTTGCCTACACCGCCAAGCTGTTACTCAGCAGAGAAAACATCCGCGAGGTCATCCGCTGTGCCGAGTTCCTGCGCATGCACAACCTGGAGGACTCCTGCTTCAGCTTCCTGCAGACCCAGCTCCTGAACAGCGAGGATGGCCTGTTCGTGTGCCGGAAGGACGCGGCGTGCCAGCGCCCCCACGAGGACCGTGAGGACTCcgcgggggaggaggagggagggggggaGGAGACCATGGACTCAGAGCCGGCCAAGGTGGCTTGCCCCAGGGACCAGATGCTGCCAGATCCCATCAGCTTTGAGGCCACCGCCATCCCAGTCGCAGAGAAGGAAGAAGTCTTGCTGCCTGAGTCCGATGGGCCGACGGACGCCAAGGAGAGCTCCGAAAAGGACGCGTTAACACAGTACCCCAGATACAAGAAATACCAGCTTGCATGTACCAAGAATGTCTATAATGCATCGTCACACAGTACCTCAGGTTTTGCAAGCACGTTCGGTGAAGAAAACTCTGGCCACAGTCTCAAGCCAGGGCTTGCCATGGGGCAGATTAAAAGTGAGCCTCCCAGTGAAGAGAACGAGGCAGAGAGCATCACACTCTGCCTGTCCGGGGACGAGCCAGACAGCAGGGACCGAGCTGGGGACCTGGAAACCGACGGGAAGCAGCCCAGCCCCGGCCCTGGCCCCGCGCCGCCTGCCGGGGCCGCCTGCCTGGAGCGGTCCCAGAGCGTGGCCTCTCCCTCCTGTTTAAGGTCTCTGTTCAGCATAACAAAAAGTGTGGAGTTGTCTGGCCTGCCCAGCACATCTCAGCAGCACTTTGCCAGGAGTTCAGCGTGCCCTTTCGACAAGGGGATCACTCAGGGTGACCTTAAAACTGACTACGCCCCTTTCACGGGGCATTATGGACAGCCCCACATGGGCCAGAAGGATGCGGCCAGCTTCCCAATGGGGTCCCCCCTCAAGGGGCCTGGGTTGGAGACTCTCTGTAAACAGGAAGGAGAGTTGGACCGGAGAAGCGTGATCTTCTCCTCCAGCGCTTGTGACCAAGCGAGCACTTCGGTGCACCCGTATTCTGGGGTAAGCAGTTTGGACAAAGACCTCTCTGAGCCGGTGCCAAAGGGTCTGTGGGTGGGGGCTGGCCAGTCCCTCCCCAGCTCACAGGCCTACCCCCACGGTGGGCTGACGGCGGACCACTTGCCAGGAAGGATGCGGCCCAACACAAGCTGCCCGGTGCCCATCAAAGTCTGCCCTCGCTCGCCCCCGTTGGAGACCAGGACCAGGACGTCGAGCTCGTGCTCCTCCTATTCCTACGCCGAGGACGGGAGCGGGGGCTCACCCTGCAGCCTCCCGCTCTGTGAGTTCTCCTCCTCACCCTGCTCCCAGGGAGCCAGATTCCTTGCCACAGATCATCAGGAGGCAGGCCTGATGGGAGACGGGATGTACAACCCAGTGCGGCCCCAGATTAAATGTGAGCAGTCTTACGGAACCAACTCCAGTGACGAATCCGGGTCGTTCTCGGAAGCAGACAGTGAGTCGTGTCCTGTGCAGGACAGGGGCCAGGAG GTCAAACTTCCCTTTCCTGTAGATCAAATCACAGACCTTCCAAGGAACGATTTCCAGATGATGGTTAAGATGCACAAGCTAACCTCAGAGCAGTTAGAGTTCATTCATGACGTCCGACGGCGCAGCAAGAACCGCATTGCAGCCCAGCGCTGCCGCAAGAGGAAATTGGACTGCATCCAGAATTTAGAATGTGAAATCCGCAAATTG GTATGTGAGAAAGAGAAGCTGTTGTCAGAGCGGAATCAGCTGAAAGCGTGCATGGGAGAACTGTTGGACAACTTCTCCTGCCTTTCGCAGGAGGTCTGCCGAGACATCCAGAGCCCCGAGCAGATCCAGGCCCTGCATCGGTACTGCCCTGTCCTCAGACCCGCGGGGCTCCCCACAGCCTCCAGTATTACCCCTGCGCCCCTGGGCGTCGAGCAAAACCTCGCCACCTCCCAGTGCGCAGTGGGGGAGAACATGCCCTGCTGCTTGGAGCAGGGCACGGCTCCCCCAGGGCTGCCCTGGGCGCCCAGCAGCACCTCAGAGAACTGCACCTCTGCGAGGAGGCTGGAAGGCCCTGACCTGGGAACCTTCTCAGAGAGAGGCCCTCCTCTTGAACCCAGGAGCCAAACGGTGACCGTAGACTTCTGCCAGGAAATGACTGATAAGTGTACAACGGACGAACAGCCCCGGAAAGATTATACCTAG